The following coding sequences are from one Hymenobacter sp. DG25A window:
- a CDS encoding NmrA family NAD(P)-binding protein, producing MAEPQPASPNTLQAAPATVVLAGATGALGLLIAHFLRQRGATVRALVRPESSATAEATSLRLQGVSVVEVDYHNVTQLTQACAGASCVVSALSGLRDVILDAQTRLLEAAVAAGVPRFIPSDYSIDFTKLPEGSNRNLDLRREFQRHLDKAPIQATSILNGMFTDLLTGQAPVILFGPKRVVYWGNADQPLDFTTMQNTAEFTAAAALDASTPRYLRVAGEVASIRGLQAAASAVTGHEFKLFRVGSLGAFGTVIKITKALMPASNDVFPPWQGMQYLHNMFSGLPKLEPLDNARYPEIRWTSVREVLAKK from the coding sequence TTGGCCGAACCGCAACCCGCGTCTCCCAACACCCTACAAGCAGCACCCGCCACCGTTGTCCTGGCCGGCGCTACCGGCGCCCTGGGCCTGCTGATTGCGCACTTCCTCCGGCAGCGCGGAGCCACTGTGCGGGCGCTGGTGCGCCCGGAATCCAGCGCCACGGCCGAAGCCACTTCATTGCGGCTGCAGGGTGTTTCGGTGGTGGAAGTAGATTACCACAACGTAACGCAGCTGACGCAGGCGTGCGCGGGTGCCAGTTGCGTGGTATCGGCGTTATCCGGGCTGCGCGACGTGATTTTGGACGCGCAGACGCGGCTGCTGGAAGCGGCGGTGGCGGCGGGCGTACCGCGCTTCATTCCCTCCGATTACAGCATCGATTTCACCAAGCTCCCCGAAGGCTCCAACCGCAACCTCGACCTGCGCCGGGAGTTTCAGCGGCACCTGGATAAAGCCCCGATTCAGGCCACTTCCATCCTCAACGGCATGTTTACGGACCTGCTCACGGGCCAGGCTCCGGTTATTCTGTTTGGGCCGAAGCGGGTGGTGTATTGGGGCAATGCCGACCAGCCCCTGGATTTCACTACCATGCAGAACACCGCCGAGTTTACGGCCGCGGCTGCCCTGGATGCCTCCACGCCCCGCTACCTGCGCGTGGCCGGCGAAGTAGCCAGCATCCGCGGGCTGCAAGCGGCCGCCAGTGCGGTAACGGGTCATGAGTTTAAGCTGTTTCGCGTAGGCAGCCTGGGGGCTTTTGGCACCGTCATCAAAATAACTAAAGCCCTTATGCCCGCCAGCAACGACGTATTTCCGCCGTGGCAGGGTATGCAATACCTGCACAACATGTTCAGCGGCCTGCCCAAACTGGAGCCACTGGATAACGCCCGCTACCCGGAAATCCGGTGGACATCGGTGCGGGAGGTGCTGGCGAAAAAGTAA
- a CDS encoding glyoxalase superfamily protein, whose translation MPTLVPILRIFDYAKALEFYVDWLGFAVDWADQPTNAPAYVQVSLAGVALNLSEHHGDCSPGARIRVIDFAGLAEYHQQLLAKDYRYNRPGLHVPAWNARALEMEVIDPFGNRLTFTEVPV comes from the coding sequence ATGCCTACCCTCGTTCCCATTCTGCGCATTTTTGATTACGCCAAAGCCCTGGAATTCTACGTCGATTGGCTCGGCTTCGCAGTAGACTGGGCCGATCAGCCGACCAATGCTCCGGCCTATGTACAGGTATCGTTAGCAGGCGTGGCGCTGAACCTCTCGGAGCACCACGGCGACTGTAGCCCCGGCGCCCGGATTCGGGTAATTGACTTTGCGGGGCTGGCCGAGTATCACCAACAGCTGCTGGCAAAAGATTACCGCTACAACCGCCCCGGCCTGCACGTGCCCGCCTGGAATGCCCGGGCCCTGGAAATGGAAGTCATAGACCCCTTCGGCAACCGGCTGACTTTTACCGAAGTACCTGTTTAA
- a CDS encoding GAF domain-containing protein, with protein MNNAQTETARITALKRYDILDTPADGTFDRMTALAAKVFNMPIVIISLVDTDRIWFKSHYGVEVQQIDRVPGLCSSAVLSHELYIVEDARQDPRALANPLVVGELGLGFYAAAPLTTHDGHNLGTFCIIDQKPRYLTDAQKLMLQDMAAIVMDEIELRLAVRTAIGENAQRTAELRKFREAVAS; from the coding sequence ATGAATAACGCACAAACGGAAACCGCCCGTATTACCGCGCTCAAACGCTACGATATCCTGGATACACCCGCCGATGGCACCTTTGACCGCATGACGGCACTGGCCGCGAAGGTGTTCAACATGCCCATCGTCATCATCAGCCTCGTCGATACCGACCGCATCTGGTTTAAGTCGCATTACGGGGTAGAGGTGCAGCAGATTGACCGGGTGCCCGGCTTGTGCTCCTCCGCAGTTCTCTCTCATGAGCTTTATATAGTAGAGGATGCGCGCCAGGATCCTCGTGCTTTGGCCAACCCGCTGGTGGTCGGCGAACTGGGGCTGGGCTTTTATGCCGCGGCCCCGCTCACTACCCACGATGGCCACAACCTGGGCACGTTCTGCATCATCGACCAAAAACCGCGCTACCTCACCGATGCCCAGAAGCTGATGCTGCAGGATATGGCTGCCATTGTAATGGATGAAATAGAGCTGCGCCTGGCCGTGCGCACGGCCATCGGCGAAAATGCCCAACGCACGGCCGAGCTTCGCAAGTTCAGAGAAGCCGTAGCCTCTTAG
- a CDS encoding ion transporter has product MDIRPREQAAKWQQNAFRIIFESDTPAGRAFDILLLLAIVLSVLAVMLESVASIAARYGHYLQAVEWFFTALFLVEYIIRLVVVRRPLSYALSWLGIIDFLAIAPTLVSLLLPGSRYLLVIRTLRLLRVFRIFKLGRFMGEGEFIAAALKASRYKILVFLTAVFTLIIVIGTLMYVIEGGRHGFTSIPMSIYWAILTVTTVGGGDASPATVLGQSLASVLMIVGYAIIAVPTGIVSTHMSLLAPALAKFKQQRCHVCRADGHRPDARYCWHCGEKL; this is encoded by the coding sequence ATGGACATCCGCCCCCGCGAACAAGCTGCTAAGTGGCAGCAAAACGCTTTCCGCATCATCTTTGAATCGGATACGCCGGCCGGCCGCGCTTTCGATATTCTCCTGCTGCTGGCCATTGTGCTGAGCGTGCTGGCCGTGATGCTGGAAAGTGTAGCCAGCATTGCGGCCCGGTACGGGCATTATCTGCAGGCCGTGGAATGGTTTTTCACGGCGCTGTTTCTCGTAGAATATATTATTCGGCTGGTGGTGGTGCGGCGGCCGCTCTCCTACGCCCTGAGCTGGCTGGGTATTATTGATTTTCTGGCCATTGCGCCCACCCTGGTGTCCTTGCTGCTGCCGGGCAGCCGCTACCTGCTGGTAATCCGTACGCTGCGGCTGCTGCGAGTATTCCGCATTTTTAAGCTCGGCCGCTTTATGGGCGAGGGCGAGTTTATAGCGGCCGCCCTCAAGGCCAGCCGCTATAAAATACTGGTGTTCCTGACGGCGGTGTTTACCCTGATTATAGTGATAGGCACCCTGATGTATGTGATAGAGGGCGGGCGGCATGGCTTCACCAGTATTCCCATGAGTATTTACTGGGCCATTTTAACCGTGACTACGGTAGGCGGCGGGGATGCTTCGCCCGCAACCGTGCTGGGCCAGAGCCTGGCCTCCGTGCTCATGATTGTGGGCTACGCTATTATAGCCGTACCCACGGGCATCGTCTCAACCCATATGAGCTTATTGGCCCCCGCCTTGGCGAAGTTCAAGCAGCAACGGTGCCACGTGTGCCGGGCTGATGGGCACCGCCCCGACGCCAGGTACTGCTGGCACTGCGGCGAGAAACTTTAA
- a CDS encoding 3-ketoacyl-ACP reductase, which yields MESLTGKVALVTGAGKGIGRAVAIALAQEGVHMGLLARTESQLKEVAKEIGALGVKAAVVTADVANREAVEAAVAQVKAELGPIDILINNAGIGTFAKLVDMPPAEWEHIVQVNLMGTYYATRAVLPDMIARETGDIINIASTAGQRGAATTSAYSASKFAILGLTESLMQEVRKQNIRVSALTPSTVATELAISNNLTDGNPEKVMQPEDLAEFMIAQLKLNRRIFIKEAGMWSTNP from the coding sequence TAGCACTGGTTACGGGCGCGGGCAAAGGCATTGGCCGGGCCGTGGCTATTGCGCTGGCGCAGGAAGGCGTGCACATGGGCCTGCTGGCCCGCACCGAAAGCCAGCTTAAAGAAGTGGCGAAGGAAATAGGAGCCTTAGGCGTGAAAGCAGCCGTAGTAACCGCCGATGTAGCCAACCGCGAGGCAGTGGAAGCCGCCGTAGCGCAGGTGAAGGCCGAGTTGGGGCCCATTGATATTCTTATCAATAATGCCGGCATTGGCACCTTTGCCAAGCTAGTAGATATGCCGCCCGCAGAGTGGGAGCATATTGTGCAGGTAAACCTGATGGGCACCTACTACGCCACCCGCGCCGTGCTGCCGGACATGATTGCCCGCGAAACCGGCGACATCATTAACATAGCCTCTACAGCCGGCCAGCGCGGCGCCGCTACCACCAGTGCGTACAGCGCCTCCAAGTTCGCTATTCTGGGTCTCACTGAGTCCCTGATGCAGGAAGTGCGCAAGCAGAACATACGAGTATCGGCCCTCACGCCCAGCACCGTGGCTACGGAGCTGGCCATCAGCAACAACCTGACCGATGGCAACCCCGAGAAAGTGATGCAGCCGGAAGACCTGGCCGAGTTCATGATTGCCCAGCTAAAGCTCAACCGCCGCATCTTTATTAAAGAAGCGGGCATGTGGTCTACCAATCCGTAG